TGTTCTTGAACTGGTTCCGTTCGGAATTCTTTGATCCATTATGCAATCTAGTGAATCATTCCGCATTCCCACCAGATTTGAACTGAACCGAGGGTGTGTCAtcataaatatatttaacaTCCAAAACAAAAGTTAATGAACGTGAGAATGATCTGAACGTTAAAAATGTGACAATGACATGGCCACTGCGGTTTGCAGGTTCAAGCTACGAATCGAAGTACCGCGTTCCGAAACTATTTTTGTTTGGTCGAAATGCTCTGACCAGTTCAAATGTCTGGTTCACGAACGGGAATGGAGCCGTTTCTGTCTGTTCCTTTacccacctacagtatatgagacTTATCAAAGCTCCTTTACCTGTGGTCCTCCTACACGAACACGTACAAATTGAGTGCACATGAATAGATTGACTACATCTGTTTAGCAAAAAATTCCTCACGTCACTAGATGGCTTTTAACTAATTGTAATGATGTCTATTAACAGGCCTTTGAAACATGTTTCATTGCACTTCATTTGGTTACTTGGTGGTTAATGGGCTTTGAAAAGTAAAGAAAGActtaaaagtaaaaataaaaaaacgcaTTTAATCTGGGCTCACTGCCCAAGCAGTGACATGGTTTTCCACCGAAGTATGCGTCTAAAAATACTCTTCCACTTCATCCTGCTTATGCACACGTCCTGAAATGTCCAGAGCCTTGTAACACTCTGGTTATCTTTTTGTCCTTCAAGTACAAATATGCTCTTTCAAACACGTCCAACATGTACGCGTGCATACGCTCGCAACTTAGCAACTTTAAAGACCAGTTGTTGTAGTTTTAATTCTTGAACCTGTATTGAATGTATTCCATCTTGACTAATACTGATCAtctcttttgtctctttctttgtccctctctatccctctctccctctctcagatcTTTCCAGACCCATCGGACTTTGAGCGCTGCTGCAAGCTGAAGGACCGGCTGCCGTCCATCGTGGTGGAGGCGACGGAGGGGGATGTGGAGAGTGGGGAGCTGCGCTGGCCCCCGGAGGAGTTCCTGATCccgcaggagcaggaggacgcCGAGCTCGCCGACGGAACCATCCAGAATGGACAGACGGAGCAGAACTCTCAGCactagagagacacacacacacacacacacacatacatacatacatacatgtacacatgcacacagacacacacttacacacacacacacacacacacacacttacaagcgtacatattcatatacatacaaatacacgtTGCACACTTGCTTACATACGTAACGACCTGTGGACAACGCCACCCATGTACACGTATTCACATCAGAAGAGCgcagatgcaaacacactcgTGTGTAACAAAGACCTCCTGTGATTCCTCTGGACTCTGGATCACTTCTGCAAAACCCTCCCTTGCCTTCACCAACCTATACGCAcaccagcatcacacacacacacacacacacacacacactgataacgGCAATTTCCTCCTCTAGTGTGTTTGTCgtcagaggtgtgtgtcaaaAAGGAACAAAAGACTTTTGTCGATCTTTAGACCCCGTCCTCCAAGTAGTTAGTGGAAAGACCTCCTTAATCATCGGATCCCATGAAGGACATCCGTACTGTGATCAGTTAGAGATTACACTGTGCAGAGTCTGCCACTGAAGGATTCCAGagctagtatttttttttttgttcgctctttctttttcaccgtgtgtgtgtacatacctgtcactattttttttgttgaaatgCCATCTGAATCTTACAGTTGCACATAAGAGGGACACAAATGAAGCCGATAACAAAGCTAGAAATAGAGGAGAAATAGTGACGTTTAAGTGCAGGAGTTTTAAGTGTTGAAATGTCAAGACTTCAGATCTCGCAGATATACATGGAGATGACTAGAGATGGGAAGAGTGGGTGTGGGGGGCGAAGAGAGGTTTTTGGTTTAAAGTAATAATCAAGATTTCCTCTGCACTGATCCTGAAGACAAGACACTGTAACTGTTAGATGGCCATGGGAACTGTCAAAAGTgaggggaagggggtggggggggggtgtatatatatgttggtaaaaaggagCACTGAACCCGCTCCATCATTTGTCCTGTGTTTGCCATGACGTTGGTCTTCGATCTCTCCCTACACCATGAAGcacttctctctttcccatgaCCATGttactttttttccccacatgCATTCATGGTTAAAAAGATTTAGATGAAATACTCATCCATTCTTTTGAAGGGGTGTGGGGATGTATTGGAAAAAGCTGAAGGGTTCTTATATTACTCTGCAAAGTCAAGCACTGCACACAGTTgttaaggttttttttctttttaatgtttatGGTGGGGAGCTGTAGCCCTAGCTACTACGGGCATGTGGCGCACGTCGCCATGGGAACTCACCTGTGGGGTTTGTTTTTGTAAAGTTCTTTTGTGTTCTCCTGTATCgtttccccccctttttccAACGACCATAGGGCTTTGTACAGAATATTTTCTCCTAATATAGCGAACTTATACAAGcattctctcatacacactgatacacatactgtatgtagatcaCTTCTTACTTTTGTAAGCTCAGGGAGAATAGCCaccatgttgttttttttatttttattttgtatgtaGACCACGTTCCCCTGCGACTAGCAGGGattgtaaataaacatttaaaagtGCTTTCcaattctgtctctccctctctctgtgtgtgtgtgcgcgcgtatagAATGGCTATTTGTAACTTATGATTTAGTGTGACATACTAGGTGTTATGTCCATAGaccatacagtctatggttatgTCACCTCTGTGACATTAGGATACTAACTTATTGTGAAGTTCCTTTTTCGTGCGTCTGTCGGTATGGACGTGCGTTTAAAGACACGGATACAGTGTGTTCAGTAGGAGCAACAGAAGCTCTCTAATGGGGAAATGCCTTTGATGTATGTCTCTTGTCTTGCAGAAGTTTCTGTCAGGAAACATTTCTGTGCACATGCCACCGCCAAAACAAGCACCCCCTTCCCATCCCCCCACCTGAGAACAGAGCGAGCGAGACAAGAGTGCTGCTGCATATTGCTACTTCCTGCCTATGTACAGCTGCTGCacttgtatgtgcgtgtgttcgaGCGCATGTTCTGTATATAGCACCCTGAAAAACCACACACTGCCTTCCTGTCATCCCAAACACATTTGCACGTTTCCTTAGCCACCTAGTCCCCCACGTTTGTGATCTTGACATGTTGTGATCTTGACCCGTTTTCTTTTTTGGCAgcggtgtatatgtgtgtgtgtgtgtgtgtgtgtgatttgttttcCTGAACTGACTTCAAGGCTTGCCTGACAGGAAGTTTCTTCAGAAGTAACAAAGGGGGAAAGCCCGAGTTTTTCCACAACTTTTCTTCCGCCACCTTTTTCTTCCGCCTCAAAGGCACATAGGCTCCTCTCCAGACCTgtccttctcttctcatctcacacacacacacacacacacacacacacacacgattttgTTTGCTTAAAGGTATGGCCCTGAAGTTATTTAGCATTGTGGGCCCTGAGTCTAATGAATCACCACAGAGGTGTCCTAACATGTCTCTAAAGGCCTGACTGGTGGCGCTGGTTGACCTTGACGCTTGCCACGGTGGGCCTTGGGAGAACAGATGCAGAACGGTGATGGGAGGCGAGGGAGCTCTGCGGTGGATGCATCTCGGCTCCTCTAGTTCCTGAGGCACTTCCTGGGAACAGAACAATGACCTGACAttccgcccccccccaccccccggcgAAAGGCTCTGCCCTCCTGTTTCCTGGACAGACAGCGGCAGTGGCCGCAGCTATTAATACAGTTTCCATGGCAACGCGGGAGTGCGCACAGGTGGGCACTGGACGGCGGCGGCGACCAGACCGTGTCAACCCTGTCCTGTCCAGAGTGCCATCTGCAGATGACTCAATGTAAACCCAAGCCACAAACGCGTTCTAAGAACCCCTGCGGGGGACCGGCATGTCCACCGTTTCAGAGAATGGATTCCTCATGCAACACATTCACAACCACACCCCTGTACCAACATCAAGCCACACAACGTCAGCATTACACACTTACATGAATACTGCGTGCAGCTTTAAAGAATTATAATTATCCACGCACGCAAACATATTAGAAAGACATGCCGCATACAGCACTTAAGTGGTTTCTCTCAGACTCTCTGACGCATACAAACAAAGGGTTCATATTCAGGGGCATGAACTTTTGAGGGATAGTGTCTCATTTAATGCTCTTGTACTGTTGCcatggttgtgtctgtgtgtatgtgtgtgtgtgtgtgtgtgtgtgtgtgtgtgtgtgtgtgtgtgtgtgtgtctgagtgtgtgtatttagtcCTAAGCACTGTCGCTGATAGCACTTCTGTCTCATTCTTAAAATTCTTTCCAATGGAAACAATCTGGTACTAAGCTATGTCTGTCAGCACGGTCAAGCACTCAcacccgcaaacacacacacacacacacacacacacacacatacactctctctctctctctctctctctctctctctctctctctctctcacacacacacacacacacatacacacacatatacacataggcTGTAGTCACTCCTCGTCTCACCCACTCctgactcacacatacacacacacacacacacacacacacacacacacacagacaggttcacacactcatatcctGGACACTCCTCAAACACACCTAAGACagacgcgtacacacacacagacacacacgcacacacacacccacacacacacacacaatcacacacacgcacaaagacacacatgcacacacacagacacacacacacacatttctcctctctctttttcttccctaTATTTTCTATTTATGTCACTTAAAATTAATTATACCATAAACTTCCcttgccaccaccacccctcccccactatttctctctatctctttgctctctctctccctctctctctccctctaacctCTTTCTCACACGAATCCCATGTCACAGTAAAATAAAAACTGGTTAGACTTtttcacattctcacacactcaccgtaATAGTAAAGTACGGTTACAGGTCTCCTCTGTTCTCACACAAAAGGCATTTAGCAGATTCATGTCTCTGCAATCTCGTGAGAGTGAACATGCAAGGACAAGTGGATTATCTTTGCTATGAACTATCCTAGCTATTACTGGCCTTACTATGAGGTTAAATCTCTGCTATTAATTTCTAATCTTTGTTAACTCTCTCTTATCCAGTGGCAGTTGTTAGCGTGCTTATGAACTGGTTAGGCAGTGGAGCtgttctgttcctctcttcacTATACTACCCCCCCCCTCTGTTTGTGGTGTTTCTCATAAGGTCGCAGAAGCCATGTGTTCAGTGCAGACTCAGACTGTGTATTATGTAACCGTATGTGACTttgaggctgtgtgtttgtgtgtgtgtctatgtgttttgtgggtatggtgtgtgtgtgtgtgtgtttgcttttggtGTAAAATAATAGCCAGACATGTAATGTGAGTGTCTAATCTACATGCATGTCCAGTAATCGAGAGGCCAGTTATGTGAGCGACAAGGAGAAAGTTTTGTGGTTTGTCccaggctgctgctgtgtgtgtgtgtgtgtgtgtgtgtgtgtgtgtgtgtgtgtgtgtgtgtgtgtgtgtgtgtgtgcgcgcgtgtgtatttgtgttattCTGTCTGCCATGTGCGTAAGGGAAAGATTCTTTCCCTGGGGATCCAAGAGTCTGAGAAGAAATCAGATCCCTTAAGACCAAGAATCATATTTATACCAGCCCgaaccaaacacacagagcgCAAAGTACTGCCAGTACCGAGAgacacgttgtgtgtgtgtgtgtgtgtgtgtgtgtgtgtgtgtgtgtgtttagagggggTGGGCTGGAGACCACACAGTTTGAGCCAAATtctgacagagatggagagataaggGCAGAATCACACGGACGAGTGGAGTGGGAAATATATGGACAGGTTGGCAAGGAGACGCAAAGGCAAAAAGGGAACACAGACAACATGTCTATGATTATGTgtccagtgcatgcaaaagagGTGAAAACAGGTAACAttaacgggtgtgtgtgtgtgtgtgtgtgtgtgtgtgtgtgtgtgtgtgtgtgtgtgtgtgtgtgtgtgtgtgtgtgtgtgtgtgtgtatgtatgtatgtgggtgtatgtgtgtgtgtgtgtgtgtgtgtgtgtgtgtgtgtgtgtgtgtgtgtgtgtgtgtgtgtgtgtgtgtgtgtgtgtgtgtgtgtgtgtgttaatccagATTAAGAGATACTGCATCTGTTTACGCTGCCATAACAGGGATCAGATGGAAAAACTGCTGCATCAAAATGGGCAATCTCATCACAGATGAAACATCCATCAAAACACCAAAACAGGTTGGTCAGGCACACCTTTTCTGGGATCACCAAAGCCTCTGCTATTACAGTAACAGCAGATGACATAGTCTAGATAGTATTTGTGCATTTTCATGGGTCTGATTGGAATAAACTCTGCAACCTCTGAGGTTCAAGTGAATCAGGAAATGAGTCAAGCTAATGGGTGTCAGGCTTTAGGTGGGACTGTGAAAGgcctttgtatgtatgtatgtgtgtgtgtgtgtgtgtgtgtgtgtgtgtgtgtgtgtgtgtgtgtgagagagtgtgtgtgtgtgtgtgtgtgtgtgtgagagagagagagagagagagtgtgtgtgtgtgtgtgtgtgtgtgtgtgtgtgaatgtgtgtgagagagtgtgagtgtgacaatGAAGTCATCTTTTGTCCCTACATGGCCTCATCTCAGCTGGACTGCAATCTGATGAGGGCAGCTGGAATGGGACATACTCTTCTTGTTCCCTGGCTTTGAGGCTtcggccagtgtgtgtgtgtgtgtgtgtgtgtgtgtgtgtgtgtgtgtgtgtgtgtgtgtgtgtgtgtgtgtgtgtgtgtgtgtgtgtgtgtgtgtgtgtgcgtgtgtgtgcgtgcgtgcgtgcgcgtgcgtgtgtgtgtgtgtgcacacacacacatatgtgtgtctgtttgaatgTGTTAATCCACACTGTCCTGCTTCAGCATGAGTCGTCAGTGTTATAAATAGTCTGATTCTATCCCCCTGTAATCCTGGGTGGAAAAAGTGTTTAACCttagaaagagaaatagagcagcagacagaaacagagaggtagaccgacagagtgagagaaaaactgagagagagggatatcaCGATATTTGCTTTGAGATTTGAGATTTGGGACAACCAGTTCCATTTAAGTCCACGTGCTGCGTCTGAGTCTGTGTTCAAGACAGGGATTATTGTTAAATTAAGTACTTTGAAGCCCATATAAAACCCACATTCAATTACTATTAGAGACAAGAAAGACAGCTGGATATTCTGAGTTTGACCCGCCCTGTCCATCCATAGACACAACAACCACCCACTCTCCTCATTcagtctcccttctctctgtctctccctctcttctctctctcttcttctccccccacccctccccacgcTCCTCACCgtcttcattcttcttttcaatCTTCACAtctctacccatctctctctctcctcacttacCCTTTGCTCTCCCTGTATCTTTCCACTTctgtcctccaccctctccattctctgctcttctctctccgtCCTTCCCAAAATGTGGAGGCCTGTGAGAATGTTTTGAAAAAACAAACCAGCTGGGATTCTTTCCAATGAAGGCTCGTTAAAGTGCTATCAATAGCCCCCCTTTGAAACAAGCCCAAGACCCAATGTCCAAAgcctgcagaaaaaaaaacatgctttctAAAAACATTCACTGAAGTCTTGTTTATTTTGGTGATGTAAGGCTCACAGATATAGCATAAGTAGATTAGACGAGTAGACCCATAACTATGTCCCTGGGGCGTGGAGTTTGCTATTCCATGTTCCCCCTGTTCCTTTCCCTGTCTTATACCTATTACATAAAGTCACTGTCGTGGTGAAGACTTACAACCATCTTGCGAAATGTCAAGAGTGTTGTCCATGTGCATAATACAGTACAGtcacgtacagtatgtacgtgCTGGTCTCAGACTGTCTCTCACAGACTGACCTCCTTGATCCAAATCAACCAGGCTTTAAGAGCTGTGACTCCACTAAAACGGCTTTGAAAGGACAGTTAGAGCTGCACCTTAGGCCGCGCACCAAAGAGCTGTCGTTTTCATCTTACTCGACCTTACTCAACCTTTTAGAAGAGTTTGTAGCGCTATCTTTACTCTCAGCATCTTGACGCAAAGCACTTTTGGTTTTGGTTTGAATCAAAAGTCCATATCCCATTGTCTCTCCACAGGCGTGCCCAAAGGATAGGTTCAGGGGCCCCTTCTCTTTACAACATACACAGGCTCTTTGGGTTGGATTATCTGCCTAAATGCCACCTCACATCACCACTAATGGTCGTTTCTATTTCCAACACGCTGATGGTGGCGTAAGGCCGAAATGCATACGTTTGAAGACATGGTCCAATAAAGACTTTTGCAAGAGCTAATGCGTGAGAATGCGTTATtcaattttgttttcacagctttCATTCCTGCCAGATGACCCCACAATATCTGTGCAGATGTTAGTTTGTCTGTCAGAAGGCCAAAGGAACTTTTAGCTTCCCGCTAAATCTCTCTAAGACTGAACTCAGTCACAATATAAAAATGGCATCTTTGGGGGAGCTGTTACAGAAGTGGCAGCAGCCGTACCAGATTCAggtccaagtgcccatggggacccagatTTGGTTCAGACCCatggtcatttcctgatcccataCCAACtatctcccactcacttcctgtcagtctcAACAGTCCTATTTGAATAAAGGCAAACAGCCCAGAAAATGGCCTTCTCAAAAGTTATGAGAACCCTGGGTGTCATGATTAATGACTAGCAAGCATTTTCTGGCCATGTTGCGTCTGTCATATGTCCTTTTGCTCTacacacaacaaaagaaaaatcaGACCAAACCTGATATGGCCATAATATGCCATCCAACTCTCCGTAGAGGCCATGGTTATCTTTTGCCTCAGCAACTGCAATGCCCTTCTAGCGGGTCTCCCAGAATGCACAGTCAACCCCTTACAGATGGTCCAGAAGATTTTTAAATTCTTTCTATCGAAATGGTACGTGCTACTTCActgctccacctccacctcaatTCACAAATGTTTGCCAACGGAGAGACTTTAGTATCTCTGTAGTTAAACTCAATCATGCAAACATTTCTTGCAGGCTCATCTTTTCTCAGAGCACCTCCTTTCAAAACGCATCTAATACCCCGCCACCTCTAATACTGTACAGCTATTTCTCTATTGTCCTGCCACTTTGAAATATTGTATCAGTAGaattagtaggctataatccCTAAAATCCCTTGCAATTATAGTCTCTTTAGACAGAACCTGTTAATCTATTTGTTGCATTTGATGCAGAATGTACCATGCATTATTTTGCAAGTGCAGTCTTTATTTGACGAGTCGTCAGTTGATACTCTTGAATCGCAACTTGCGGTCGATAACGTGGACAGAGGTTGGCTAGGCCAGGAACCTAatcgtacagagggtctggaTTTGCATCTTCAAAATCAGTAATTTCTATAAAAACAGTGCCCCCTGTCGGCACCATCATATTATTGGTGTTAAGAGGTCAATCTTATGGAAGCCAGGAATGGCATGGTGGCGTCAACAAGCaagcagctgcagcctgcagtcTAGCAGGGTCCTCTGCCAACATGCCTTCTGATGATGTAATTCCCCTGAATCTTGAAATAATTTCGGTCAACACGGAAGTAGCAAACTCACgactgaaaaaaatatgtttttgttttggttctaGCGAATAGCTACTGTGTCGCAATCAAGCAAGCTTCATACTGTGTTGTCAGCTAGCACGCTTGCTAACTTCGCTTGACCGCACCTTGAAATTGCCCGCGTACCTCCCTAGTAAGCAAGAGAACTCCAACAATCCAGGTGGGTAAAGACTGAAGTACACATTAACGTTACCATCTATTACATCGAAATGTGCTATGTGAACCCTGTGACTCAAAACCATTTACAGTCATGTTCGGACCGATTTGGAAGTTAACCCGAAACTGTTGCCTCAGTGCTCAATAACTGATAAGCTTGCAACCTAGCTCACGAGCTAGCTAGATAGCTAACGTCAATCTACTTCCTAATCCGTGTGAGCCGATATTAAAATGGCAAAAGTCATGTTAACTTGATGAGCTGGGTGTTATAGCTTGTTACCTATGTATCGCAGTGTTTAGCTGCAACTGTCTTGCCATTGGGATAGTATGTGAAGTAGTTACTTCACTTAACTGTTAGCTTGGCACAGATTGTGGTTTATGTTGACAGTAGCCAGCTAACGCTAGCTGCGTTAGATGCGTTAGAATATAGCTTGGGAATGAACCTATGCATTACTACCCTTACCTTTTAACGTCAATGCAGCTTACTGACGTCATTCCTTTAATAATGGCTCTATCGTCGGTGATGTTACATGAGCAATACTGTACTTTTAGCCACTTTACTCTGGGGGCCCCTGTTCATCCTCGTGTTTACCCACTGGGGTTACACAGAGTCATGTCAGAGGAAAACAAATCCGGATACTTCAGGGACTATGCAGAGTTCGTGACGTGCATTACACTCATACTTACTTCTCAGATGAAGGCATAAAACCCCACAGTTTTTTTGGTCTATAACGATTTTGTCCTTGTAAATCATTCAATGCAGCAGTTTGAAACTACTTCCTTGAGATGTTATCTGCACCTTAAGTGTAGACAAAACAAAGGTTGTGTGGTTTTGTCTCTCACTCGTGTAACTGCACATTCGAAGCTGCTGTTGTTTGTTCACTCCTCAAGGCTCCATTAAACAGCTGCACTCTTATCAAGCAGACTGGGTGGAAAAGTACTCTGCAGCAGTGCGCGTGCCGTGAGCTGTATCTGCTGGTGCCGTGTTGTCCGTCTGCACTAACAAGAGCCGTGCTTGTGGTGCTTCCAAGTGGACTGGACTGCAACATTAAAATtgcagagcagagcaccctGGTCACTCCAAAGCCTAGCCAacatttccctttctcttccatCACCTGAACTACCTGGAGCCCGTGAAGCAGGATAGATTACTTGATTCAGGtgctgtgtgcatttttgtgtgccCTGACGCTGCTTGCTGAGTGAGCGTTCTTTTAAAGGAGCACAGCATGGTAGGGTGATGCCGTAGTGGATCGGCTGAAAAGGACACACAGTGTCTCTGCCATCACGTGTGCGTGGGTTGccctgagagacacagagattaAAATGCAAAGAGGATCACCGGCCAGGTCTGGGACAGCTGGGTGTGTctgtcagccacacacacacacacatacacacactggctcaTTCACATAAAATTGGACAAGCTGTAGCCCAGAACATTAGCTTTCACCATTGATGTCACGGAATTATAATGTTACATTTTGAATCTTAACTAGTAACAGCTGTCTGGAGAGTTCAAGAACTGTCAGTGAATTCCAATCAGTTTAGtgattttagaaataaaaatcGTCTACGTGAAATTACTGAGTCGGACCAAAACCTCAGAGACACGAGTCTCCTGGTTAGTTGGATTcgcacacagaggaagaggaagctgCGGTAGCCTAGATCTGCGCTCACACAGtggatgcttttgtccaaagtagCCCAAGCCACAACGCAACAGTGAATGCCCGCACTTGTCAGAGCGGGTCAATTGGGACTCTGACCCAGCTTCTCTGTCAGCTCGGGTCATGGGAAAGTTTGGCAGGGTGTGTGGGAGCCAGAGGAGGTCAGGGCACATGTTGAGGCTTAGCTGGTCACCCACAGGATGAGGTTGACCGTTGGTCCACACAACACTTCAAACTAACCCTAATTATGTTGGAGTTGGAGTGTGATGCTGTGATGGAAGAGAACTTTGTCATGATCATCTGTGTggaagtaggctacttgttcGAATCCGAGGCCCCATATTTGCTGGACAATTTAAGAGCAGCTCTTTAATATAATAGACTTACAGTAGCAGATCAAGATGTGAGACTCCTCATTAATTATACTGTTGTATACACATGGTATAACTGATCATGTGTTGTTTATACTATTGGTCAGGGTTCAATGTtaacttttaaaagtggttAAAGTGGTTTGCCAGCTTGGCACCGAGGCATAAGGTTTTGGTTGTCAAAGCTAACCAAATCTGGTATCAATTTGGTAGCCAAGGGCAACCATTAATGTTGAGCCCTgctattgattgattgacagaATGTTCTACACCACAATCAGCATTTCCTTTAGTTACATCTTGTCACTAAGGTCTAGAAGCATTGCTCTTCTATATAGCCAAGCCTGCCACATAATCCTGGTACCGATTCCACAGTCTCCACTGAATAAAGCAACAGTCTTGAATGGCATACTGTAGTAGCCCATTTAACAACTGCACTCCCATGCTTTCATCTTCTTTGTTTTCGTCTCATAAAGCCAGCAAGACATGCCTGGCACCCTGTGGGGAGGTGAGGTTGtttcaggtcaggtcagggggAAGAAAAAAGATACCATGGACGAGGTCCATTCTAAACACCATCCAGCCAAAGAGTTAAGAGATGGTAGGCCTTTACCAGCGCTGTGAGACCGAGCTCTCACTCatcagtgctgtgctgttgccAGGGGCAGATTTGGGGCCgtggagaagggaagggaagggacgAGATGGGTGATAACAAGAATATCTGAAGTGGCGAGGGGTTTTTATGCTATTACTCCTACGCCCATCATTCATGTGTCGCTTAAAAACAAGATCGGCTGACCTCCGAGCGTTTCAGACTGTTCTGTGCCAGGTCCTGCATGCATAAAGGTCTGTTGGAAATCACAGCTTCGCCTTTTGGTTAAGGCCTTGTTGATTGCAAGCGTGTTATCTTGTGATTGACACTGGATGTTCCCGGTGGATGGGGACGTGTAATGGGTTGTAAGCGAAGGGGGGAGCGAGGACAAGCCTGAGCTGAGAGCCGAGAAGAGCTTTTAGATGCTATGTTAGGCTGAGTCATTCATGAAGACACGGTGAGCTTTGACCAGCTGCTTTTTTTCTAATCTTatgagtgtgttagagagagactgctttgctgagtcatgtgtatgtgtcccagaaaacgctgtgtgtgtgtgttagtgtgttagtgtgcgtgaTTGGGCAGGGGCCACGTGTACTCAGTGAGGCGTGATCCATCTGTAATCCTCTAAGTGTTTATTGTTCAGGGCCAGTGGAAAAAAGTCATCAAAGCATCATTGCTTTTTCCATCCCTTCAAGCTCTGACCAAgagacactttgtgtgtgtgtgtttgtgtgtgtgtgtggtcgttgtcgtggttgtgtgtggtgatggcagTAGGGGTTGAAGTCCTCTGTCATTTTTCCACTGGTGTTCAACACTCCACACATTCTCCCTTACCACAaaccacatacacaagcacacattcccCCAATCATAAAGAGTTCATCTGTGcaactgtacgtgtgtgtgagagagtgtgacagagagagagtggttaaAC
The genomic region above belongs to Sardina pilchardus chromosome 20, fSarPil1.1, whole genome shotgun sequence and contains:
- the lbh gene encoding protein LBH; its protein translation is MSVFRPKVYCPVFVPTVEMTEVILSSTGPMEDIRLSPTKAGLTFQIFPDPSDFERCCKLKDRLPSIVVEATEGDVESGELRWPPEEFLIPQEQEDAELADGTIQNGQTEQNSQH